Proteins encoded in a region of the Oceaniferula marina genome:
- a CDS encoding DUF695 domain-containing protein: MKEYRVLLPEEHFQLVEFRQEDLPAIGVINSALQEFEPKEVFSWHLSVIIDFEGLIDNGMPSQAERDILEPWEDQLDSEFKGFDPEKPNALFLARITWNGTRQLIYRVFDPEQVNEFLQSIIASGRSLRPFDYRIDPDEDWKLTEWYLNTALRG, from the coding sequence ATGAAAGAATATCGCGTTCTCCTCCCGGAAGAGCATTTCCAACTCGTCGAGTTTCGGCAGGAAGATTTGCCGGCCATCGGTGTAATTAATTCTGCGCTTCAGGAGTTCGAGCCTAAGGAGGTTTTCTCTTGGCATCTTTCCGTAATAATAGACTTCGAGGGTTTAATTGACAATGGTATGCCCTCACAAGCTGAACGAGATATTCTTGAACCCTGGGAAGATCAACTAGACTCGGAATTTAAGGGCTTTGATCCTGAAAAGCCTAATGCTCTGTTTCTGGCTCGGATTACTTGGAACGGGACTCGGCAGTTGATTTATCGTGTATTCGACCCAGAACAGGTGAATGAATTTTTGCAGAGTATAATTGCATCAGGAAGAAGCCTCAGACCTTTTGACTACCGTATTGATCCTGATGAAGACTGGAAGTTGACGGAGTGGTATCTAAATACAGCATTACGAGGCTAA
- a CDS encoding multidrug transporter — protein sequence MTSKPLESDWKSFRKMAPKLRDRYLDQCNSELSCIINDDSSTSTENFWTLEERVRKEARILRECLDGHSRSRMLEFILIMYRHKMLTDSDLREFSEELQARVNGILSIQ from the coding sequence ATGACTAGCAAACCACTAGAATCAGACTGGAAGTCATTCCGCAAAATGGCTCCTAAATTAAGAGATCGCTATCTTGATCAGTGTAATAGCGAGTTGAGTTGTATCATTAATGACGATTCATCGACATCGACTGAGAATTTTTGGACTCTCGAAGAGCGTGTTCGTAAAGAGGCCCGTATTTTACGTGAATGCCTTGATGGCCATTCAAGATCAAGAATGCTTGAATTCATATTGATCATGTATCGCCACAAGATGCTTACTGATAGTGATCTACGTGAATTTAGTGAAGAGCTTCAAGCACGAGTCAACGGCATCTTAAGTATTCAATAA